The following proteins come from a genomic window of Larimichthys crocea isolate SSNF chromosome III, L_crocea_2.0, whole genome shotgun sequence:
- the LOC113745657 gene encoding ATP-dependent DNA helicase PIF1-like, protein MLNRLRTHTKNEPLDDHDVLSLTQCETGEESTAIHIYATNAEVDEYNIKRLHETCPDAISIKAHDFVRSPKTGRMEPKVGFHRKVFNSCLPKCVSLGVGARVMLKKNIDVSDGLVNGACGTVVKIITGKDHDDLPAAIHVEFENPNVGKIQRLKAKRVSEHSTIIEVQEDQVTHDGGIRRQVPLCLSWAVTIHKCQGLTVERAVVSLKKIFAPGQAYVALSRLKSLGGLQIEDFKQSAIYCDNKITLAMESMPAFKFVKTLSCDVNPVCTIALHNVQSLKAHILDIEAHKALMKADCICLTETWLDVNTKEEPQLAGHVFHHNPRGNCYDDSDPMFAVLKQQQRGGVEVIAGHLSPRQACW, encoded by the exons ATGCTCAATCGCCTCAGAACTCATACAAAGAATGAACCACTCGACGACCATGATGTTCTCAGTCTGACACAGTGTGAAACAGGTGAAGAAAGCACAGCCATACACATTTATGCTACAAATGCAGAAGTCGATGAGTATAACATTAAGAGACTGCACGAAACCTGCCCTGATGCAATCAGCATAAAAGCTCATGATTTTGTACGAAGTCCCAAAACTGGAAGAATGGAACCCAAAGTAGGTTTTCATAGAAAAGTGTTCAATTCATGCCTGCcaaagtgtgtgtctttgggtGTTGGAGCAAGAGTGATGCTGAAAAAGAATATAGATGTGTCTGATGGCCTTGTCAATGGAGCATGTGGCACAGTGGTGAAAATCATTACAGGTAAAGACCATGATGATCTCCCTGCAGCTATACATGTGGAGTTTGAAAATCCAAATGTTGGTAAGATACAAAGACTGAAAGCAAAAAGGGTTTCTGAACATTCAACAATCATTGAGGTACAAGAAGACCAAGTAACACATGATGGCGGAATAAGGAGACAAGTGCCACTATGCCTCTCATGGGCTGTAACAATACACAAATGTCAAGGCCTTACTGTTGAAAGAGCAGTTGTATCACTCAAGAAGATCTTTGCTCCAGGACAagcatatgttgcactgagtCGCCTGAAAAGTCTTGGTGGACTGCAAATTGAAGACTTTAAACAGTCAGCTATATATTGTGACAATAAAATCACCTTGGCTATGGAAAGCATGCCTGCCTTTAAGTTTGTAAAGACTTTGTCATGTGATGTAAACCCTGTTTGTACAATAGCACTGCACAATGTCCAGAGTTTAAAGGCACACATTTTGGATATTGAAGCACATAAAGCCCTAATGAAAGCTGACTGTATTTGCTTAACAGAGACATGGCTCgatgtaaacacaaaagaagaacCACAACTTGCAGGACACGTTTTCCACCACAACCCACGAGGGAACTGTTACGATGACTCTGACCCAATGTTTGCAGtgctcaaacaacaacaaagaggtGGAGTTG AAGTTATTGCAGGTCATCTTTCACCTCGACAAGCATGCTGGTAG